One genomic segment of Erinaceus europaeus chromosome 18, mEriEur2.1, whole genome shotgun sequence includes these proteins:
- the AMER3 gene encoding APC membrane recruitment protein 3, translated as MELKRGKTFIKSGLHGSHDRPLGRAGAAPTREEGEPWSTSTGGQQRSSGERCPKLGSGTQGPDRGSHRGTPLDSEGGAPFRSVRKSKTQDNVRGAGRAAPAEGQLVGSASFPGPSGGQRMIDYRHFVPQMPFVPAVAKSIPKKRISLKRPKKCFRNLFLPRRSKTERLAALAGGAGPRSSQGGVEVGAQLDAAFLPWGDGLGLDGQAQELPDPELLQEASFSLCRALCEDVASLQSFDSLTGCGEIFADESSAPTLELPQGPPSPTRAPRGPEGKAPGDPCQGGAEQLASPVQSEPCGPARFWGDVSQARPPAPEPRVDRPPEPRLRGAEGLNELPLLAGRAPPGGSKASSADTGTPKSEQPESVSTSDEGYYDSFSPGLDDDRREAASLGPGGPPRDSYSGDALYELFRAPGQGPAPPGLDAEPCATESLSGPPPGPPLSLCSFHGGAEETLAAAPGPELPGQGFLQSSWRGKECLLKLCDTELAITMGIVNWLRRGPGDTLSAASAPRQGSPEAGGPEPWGRPGARGLPAGDAEALGGAPWGPGPLPRGPSLGSTQVSGDTGTRDGPQGSFCSLGAPAASETTGAASKGQVAALPVWPSPPGHFQNPWTPGPGGGGLQAEPPLPAQLAALQIRSPAEELCGRPRTRGPELLRQKRSSGFPSVAAMCGLPSVARPLHGPQDQRCPGHLLSLSRLRVEGGQLDAPGQDVPVWLSPPAREQLAQLDS; from the coding sequence ATGGAGCTGAAGCGAGGGAAGACCTTCATCAAGTCCGGCCTGCACGGCTCCCACGACAGACCCCTAGGCCGGGCAGGTGCGGCCCCCACCCGGGAGGAGGGGGAACCCTGGTCCACGTCCACCGGAGGGCAGCAGCGGTCCTCGGGAGAGAGGTGCCCGAAGCTCGGTTCCGGCACCCAAGGACCCGACCGCGGCTCCCACAGAGGGACCCCACTGGACTCCGAGGGGGGCGCCCCCTTCAGATCAGTGCGGAAAAGCAAGACTCAGGACAATGTGCGTGGGGCGGGCAGGGCGGCCCCCGCGGAGGGGCAGCTGGTGGGCAGTGCCAGCTTCCCGGGGCCCTCTGGCGGCCAGCGCATGATCGACTACCGTCACTTCGTGCCCCAGATGCCCTTTGTGCCCGCGGTGGCCAAGAGCATCCCCAAGAAGAGGATCTCCCTGAAGCGCCCCAAGAAGTGCTTTCGGAACCTGTTCCTCCCGCGCAGGAGCAAGACCGAGCGCCTGGCGGCGCTGGCGGGGGGCGCGGGGCCGCGGTCCTCCCAGGGGGGCGTCGAGGTGGGAGCGCAGCTGGATGCAGCCTTTCTCCCCTGGGGCGACGGGCTGGGCTTGGACGGCCAGGCCCAGGAGCTGCCGGACCCCGAGCTCCTGCAGGAGGCGTCCTTCAGCCTGTGCAGGGCGCTGTGCGAGGACGTGGCCTCCCTGCAGAGCTTCGACTCGCTCACGGGCTGCGGGGAGATCTTCGCCGACGAGAGCTCGGCCCCCACGCTGGAGCTGCCCCAGGGGCCCCCGAGCCCCACGCGAGCACCCCGCGGCCCCGAGGGCAAGGCGCCCGGGGATCCCTGCCAGGGCGGCGCCGAGCAGCTGGCCTCCCCGGTGCAGAGCGAGCCGTGCGGCCCGGCCCGGTTCTGGGGCGACGTGAGCCAGGCCCGGCCGCCGGCCCCGGAGCCCCGCGTGGACCGCCCGCCCGAGCCCCGGCTGCGGGGCGCCGAGGGGCTGAACGAGCTGCCGCTGCTGGCCGGCAGGGCGCCCCCCGGCGGCTCCAAGGCCAGCTCGGCGGACACGGGGACGCCCAAGAGCGAGCAGCCGGAGTCGGTGTCCACCAGCGACGAGGGCTACTACGACTCCTTCTCCCCCGGCCTGGACGACGACCGGAGGGAGGCGGCCAGCCTGGGCCCCGGCGGGCCCCCCAGGGACAGCTACAGCGGCGACGCCCTGTACGAGCTGTTCCGCGCCCCGGGCCAGGGCCCGGCGCCCCCCGGCCTGGACGCAGAGCCGTGCGCCACCGAGAGCCTGTCGGGGCCGCCGCCCGGGCCGCCGCTGTCCCTGTGCAGCTTCCACGGGGGCGCCGAGGAGACCCTGGCCGCCGCGCCCGGCCCCGAGCTGCCGGGCCAGGGCTTCCTGCAGAGCTCCTGGCGGGGCAAGGAGTGTCTGCTGAAGCTGTGCGACACCGAGCTGGCCATCACCATGGGCATCGTCAACTGGCTGCGCCGCGGCCCCGGCGACACTCTGAGCGCCGCCTCTGCCCCGCGGCAGGGGAGCCCCGAGGCGGGCGGGCCCGAGCCCTGGGGGCGCCCCGGAGCCCGGGGTCTGCCTGCTGGAGACGCAGAGGCCCTGGGGGGGGCCCCGTGGGGGCCCGGCCCTCTCCCCAGGGGCCCCTCCCTGGGGAGCACGCAGGTGTCCGGGGACACAGGGACGCGAGATGGCCCTCAAGGCTCCTTCTGCTCCTTGGGGGCCCCTGCAGCTTCTGAGACCACAGGCGCGGCCAGCAAAGGCCAGGTGGCCGCGCTCCCCGTCTGGCCGAGCCCCCCGGGCCATTTCCAGAACCCCTGGACCCCAGGCCCTGGGGGAGGCGGCCTGCAGGCGGAGCCCCCCCTGCCCGCCCAGCTGGCCGCCCTGCAGATCCGCTCTCCCGCGGAGGAGCTCTGCGGCCGGCCTAGAACCCGGGGCCCTGAGCTGCTGCGGCAGAAGCGGTCCAGCGGATTCCCCAGCGTGGCCGCTATGTGTGGCCTGCCCTCTGTGGCCCGCCCGCTGCACGGCCCACAGGACCAGAGGTGCCCGGGTCACCTGCTCAGCCTCAGCCGCCTCAGGGTGGAAGGCGGCCAGCTGGACGCGCCTGGGCAAGACGTGCCCGTGTGGCTGAGCCCGCCGGCCAGGGAGCAGCTGGCACAGCTGGATTCCTAG